The Paracoccus sp. MBLB3053 genome contains the following window.
GGTGCTTCTTCCCAGGGACCGATAGAGGGACGACCCGCGACCTTGAGGAGATGCGCAAGGTCCCTTGCGATCAGGTCTTCGCCACCCGGACAATCGGCATCGGGCAATTCGGCAAGCACCGATATCAGGGCCGAGGCCCGAAGCGCAGGGCCATCGTCCTGTGGTCGTCCCCATTTTTCGGGGTCGGGTGATCCGTCTGCCGCCACGCGCGGTTCGCCCTGCCAGTCATCCCCCGTCAAGGCGGCGAGCTCGGCATCGGGACGAAGAAACCGGAGATGGCTCTGCCGGGTCGTACCGCGCAAGGGATTGACCGACGGGCCAGTCCGGCCGGGGTCGGAGATGAAGAGCGAGAACCTGACGAAATCGGCGATGAAGCCCAGCCAGAACGGACGTGAACCCGGCTCTGCTTGTAGTGCCAGAGGGATGGCCCGAAGGATGATCGCCGAATCGCGGATCCAGTGGTGGAAATAATCCGGCTCGGGGTCCCAATTCGCGATGCGGGGCGAAGCGAGAATCGAGCCCGCAGCAGGTCTGACCGTCCAGCCAAAGCCGTCGCGGTGGCGGGCCAGATGCGTCGCGGAACAGGCATTGCGCATGGCACCCGCAGAGGCGAGGCGCTGTGCTTCGATCCAGTCGGGGTCGGGTCTGCCCATTTCAGGCACCAAGCGCGGCAAGCGCCGCGGCAAGCATGCGGCCATAAGCTTCCCCCGCCGGGCAATGATGTTCGTCCGGCACTGCGGCGAAGAAGCGGCCGTTGGGCGACGCAGCAAAATACGCGCGCGCGTCCTGCAGGGGAATGAGCCCATCGGCTGCCCCTGTGACAACCGCAAGCGGGCTCACCGCCCGCTTCAGCGCCGGTTCCGCGTCTGCCGTCTGCATCTCGTCGAAATAGGTCGGCGCCTCGCGCCGAACCTCGTCCAGCGCGGCGGGCCCCATGGCCTCACGGGCGCGCAAGAGCACCCGTCCTGAAATCGGAGGCGAGACGGCAAGGATATGATGGGCAGCGGGCGACCCGGCCGCGAGATGGGCGACGGCGAAAGCGCCAATGCTATGGCCTGCAAGGGCGCGCCGCGATGCGGACCATTGTGCGTTGACCCAAGCCCAGACCTCCGCCGCAGCTTGGACATGGCCTGCGAAGGTGATCTCTGCCGGAGATCCCGAGTCGGGCGACGCTGCAGAATGCGGCAGTTCCGGGGCGGCGACCCTCCATCCGCTGCCAAGATATGCCTCGGCGATCGCGGCGATCTGGGGCTGCCCCGGTGCGCCATTCCTGCCGTGAACCAGAAGAACCGTCCCTTTGGGCTCGCCCTTCGGCCCGGCCACGAATACGGGAATGGGGCTTTGAGAGCCCTGCATTTCGAAGCGCCGGGCTATGTCCAGCCATGATTTGCGTGGCGTCGTCATGGTGCTGTTCCAACTCCGATCGGTTGTCGGGCTGCATCCCGTGCAAGGGTTATGGACTGTGCGGGACGACTGCAAGGCCGCGCCGGCGAAAAAGCCCGCGCCCGGCTGCGTCGAGCCTTTCTGCTGGATGGCCGATGTTCGTGACCAAGGTTTGGCCGAGATCGGAAATTGCTATCAAGATCGTGACCTGATCCGTTTTTGGACTGTGTGCATCAAATATTTTTTTGCTGCACACTTGTCGCGCATGTGCAGCGAAAGCATATTTGATGCACACAAAACGGGTTGATACGGATGAACCTCGTCTCACATTCGCGCGTCGCGCAGGTGGCCTATCAGGATCTTCTGAGACTGCATCTTGACGAAACCGCGTCAGGGCTTGTCGGAAGCATCGAGGAACGCCATCGCAACGGGCGAAGCTACATTTACGACAAGTTCCGCATCGGCACCGAGATGAAAAGCCGCTATCTGGGGGAGGGCACGCCAGAGTTGCGCGCGCGCCTTGCCCGCGCATCGGAATTGAAGGCCGATGCGGACGAGCGGCGCAAGACGATGTCACGCCTGGCACGGACCTTGCGCGCGGAAGGCTTCATCAGCACGGACAGGGATACCGGATCGCTGCTCCTGGCGTTTTCCCGGGCTGGTGTATTCAGGCTTGGCGGAACATTGGTCGGGACTGGTGCCTATGGTCTTTACCAGGGCGAATTGGGCGTGCGTTTCGATTCCGAGGAACTGGCGCAGACGGGCGACATGGATTTCGCGAGCTTCGAGCGGCTGTCGGTCGCGCTAGGCGATCGTGTCGAAGAAGACCCCGGCGAGATCCTGCAGGCACTGAAATTCGATCCTGTTCCCGGAATCGGTGACAGGCAGATCTGGAAATGGCGGCAGAACCGGGGGCAGGCCATGGTCGAGTTCCTGACCCCAGCTTTTGGCGGTGAAAGCGTGAAGCCACTTCCGGCGCTCGGGGTAAGCGCGCAGGCGCTGAACTATCTGAACTTCCTGATTGCCGAGCCGATCCACGCCATCGCGCTTTATCGCTCGGGCGTGCTCGTGCAGATACCGCGGCCC
Protein-coding sequences here:
- a CDS encoding glycoside hydrolase family 15 protein; amino-acid sequence: MGRPDPDWIEAQRLASAGAMRNACSATHLARHRDGFGWTVRPAAGSILASPRIANWDPEPDYFHHWIRDSAIILRAIPLALQAEPGSRPFWLGFIADFVRFSLFISDPGRTGPSVNPLRGTTRQSHLRFLRPDAELAALTGDDWQGEPRVAADGSPDPEKWGRPQDDGPALRASALISVLAELPDADCPGGEDLIARDLAHLLKVAGRPSIGPWEEAPARRTTFTLIVQWDALERGSRREGAKAEVMRHATDRIASLMQAAEDAATGGWRESIEAPAGHLDSATCLAILHARRKDGPFAMTSSRSLATIAALEKRFARLYPINEARRAPAIGRWAEDVYFDGNPWYPTTLGFAELHYRISTLTRDPDAFARAEEQMHLIEEMVAGKAGPLPEQFHRRTGAPTSCLDLTWSAAAFLEAAAARDAAIQAMGAAR
- a CDS encoding alpha/beta hydrolase produces the protein MTTPRKSWLDIARRFEMQGSQSPIPVFVAGPKGEPKGTVLLVHGRNGAPGQPQIAAIAEAYLGSGWRVAAPELPHSAASPDSGSPAEITFAGHVQAAAEVWAWVNAQWSASRRALAGHSIGAFAVAHLAAGSPAAHHILAVSPPISGRVLLRAREAMGPAALDEVRREAPTYFDEMQTADAEPALKRAVSPLAVVTGAADGLIPLQDARAYFAASPNGRFFAAVPDEHHCPAGEAYGRMLAAALAALGA
- a CDS encoding nucleotidyltransferase family protein, which gives rise to MNLVSHSRVAQVAYQDLLRLHLDETASGLVGSIEERHRNGRSYIYDKFRIGTEMKSRYLGEGTPELRARLARASELKADADERRKTMSRLARTLRAEGFISTDRDTGSLLLAFSRAGVFRLGGTLVGTGAYGLYQGELGVRFDSEELAQTGDMDFASFERLSVALGDRVEEDPGEILQALKFDPVPGIGDRQIWKWRQNRGQAMVEFLTPAFGGESVKPLPALGVSAQALNYLNFLIAEPIHAIALYRSGVLVQIPRPERYAIHKLIVADRRHGGPDQAKSRKDRGQAEFLVTVLAEDRPDDLAEAYQDALSRGPRWRDRIAASLTRMPRTAEILGDLS